The Montipora foliosa isolate CH-2021 chromosome 14, ASM3666993v2, whole genome shotgun sequence genome window below encodes:
- the LOC137985432 gene encoding uncharacterized protein, translating into MSGHTILSEQQNNCQSTCSLPSFWQIALVTALVFGLSKHKVAHAAGKENDPSHALTKCRLERKRKVADKMLSLRASKDTNAEPPAKQKSTGRDEKPTDSQSHITRSKANCQKNKTNLHEPTSTVPLAGYRICDFGKLQKDLDKCQFCDQGPLSLFNVMAEKKFGISSTFAIQCSICSQTNHISTSKQHRAGSRGPKAFDANTRVALAALDNGIGFSHVNSILTALDIPNMTRKTYKVREREVGKIAEGVVKATCKVMFDKECELVKENGGTVDTDGLLPLSVSYDMGWSKRGRAHNSLTGHGAVMGSLTGKALDFTTRNKFCRTCQSASQTGGNPKPHDCRVNHQTSSKSMEPLGAVELFKRAPVQSNNPAKYAVFIGDDDCSTLSKIREEVVYHVEKWSDTVHAKRTLINHLHKLKCETSFPRGESALSNKVIDYLGKCFSYSVAQNAGNTDGMQKAIRLIVPHAFGNHEHCLESWCGYKQDPTSYKHRDLPFGKDLVGESLKRSLEEVFEIYSSENVIKKLAHNASSQRNESLNSTIGSKNPKIRFYGGSESADQRVACSVAQKNMGKQYLLNVLQSANINPGCTMTSQVSKMDYERKQDQLRKQSKDFKKKRKQLRNVRSSKDSRLESRDGTVYESGSTLSLDPEVIIAASIQKAEIYQFEQQVPQFCFRKPRRYQTFNPGFEYNFVIYDTETNCGGKKAELVELSAFCHGTGDSFTKFVLPQHDINIYVSNINKFRIASFGNERVLHRNGFALQTVSLPECLLSFANFLKSTSATIKNATSKPVKILLIGHNANAFDTPLLIRSIAKYTETEPKFKELDLLFADSLVLIRHLLKENNQLLRKTDGSIPKVNLRDIYKCLFQSEFDNSHQGLADVMALDKVLFQSKLELTTEQIVNNSNTMILSTVQEDVQYLDKAHERLLTFNNRLYDDSDNSIIKKSLAKKLADSGLSFSDLRKLYSSTGPRGVAALLANPPSTSKGKSPRGTKCCITLQKIINFLKTLT; encoded by the exons ATGAGCGGGCACACTATATTGTcggaacaacaaaacaattgtCAAAGTACATGCTCACTTCCTTCCTTTTGGCAAATTGCTCTTGTAACTGCTCTGGTCTTTGGCTTGTCCAAACACAAAGTAGCACATGCGGCCGGAAAGGAGAACGACCCGAGCCATGCTTTAACAAAATGTCGTTTAGAGAGGAAGCGAAAAGTCGCCGATAAAATGCTTTCCTTACGTGCGAGTAAGGATACAAATGCCGAACCTCCAGCGAAACAAAAAAGCACTGGAAGAGACGAGAAACCAACAGATAGCCAG AGCCACATCACCAGGAGCAAGGCCAATTGCCAAAAGAACAAGACTAATCTTCATGAACCTACTTCAACAGTGCCCTTGGCAGGATACAGAATTTGTGACTTTGGAAAACTTCAAAAAGATCTTGACAAATGCCAATTCTGTGACCAAG GACCACTTTCTTTGTTCAATGTTATGGCTGAAAAGAAGTTTGGTATTTCAAGCACTTTTGCTATTCAGTGCAGTATCTGTTCCCAGACAAACCACATTTCAACCAGCAAACAACACCGTGCAGGTTCCAGGGGACCCAAAGCATTTGATGCCAACACAAGAGTAGCTTTAGCTGCACTTGACAACGGTATTGGTTTTTCCCATGTCAACTCAATCTTAACAGCCCTTGACATACCAAATATGACTAGGAAAACATACAAGGTAAGAGAGCGCGAGGTTGGGAAGATAGCGGAAGGGGTGGTAAAGGCAACATGCAAAGTGATGTTTGATAAGGAATGTGAACTGGTGAAGGAAAACGGCGGCACTGTGGATACTGATGGTCTCTTACCCTTGTCTGTATCATATGACATGGGATGGTCCAAACGAGGTCGTGCACACAATTCCCTGACAGGTCATGGTGCGGTAATGGGCTCATTAACTGGGAAAGCACTGGACTTTACAACTAGAAACAAATTCTGTCGAACATGCCAGTCTGCCAGTCAAACTGGAGGCAATCCTAAACCTCATGATTGCAGAGTTAACCATCAAACATCATCAAAATCAATGGAACCCCTAGGTGCAGTTGAATTATTTAAGAGAGCACCAGTACAGAGCAACAACCCTGCAAAGTATGCAGTGTTTATTGGTGATGATGATTGCTCAACACTGTCAAAAATAAGAGAAGAAGTTGTTTATCATGTGGAAAAATGGTCTGATACTGTGCATGCTAAGCGAACATTAATTAACCATTTGCACAAATTGAAATGTGAAACATCGTTCCCCCGGGGTGAATCAGCATTATCAAACAAAGTCATAGATTACTTAGGAAAATGTTTCAGCTATAGTGTAGCACAGAATGCAGGGAACACCGATGGTATGCAAAAGGCAATAAGGTTAATTGTTCCTCATGCCTTTGGGAATCACGAACACTGCTTAGAATCCTGGTGTGGGTACAAACAAGACCCAACAAGCTACAAACACAGGGACTTACCCTTTGGTAAAGATCTTGTAGGAGAAAGCCTGAAAAGATCACTGGAagaagtttttgaaatttatagTAGTGAAAATGTCATCAAAAAGCTAGCACACAATGCATCTTCACAAAGAAATGAAAGCCTGAACAGTACTATAGGTTCCAAAAACCCCAAAATACGTTTTTATGGAGGTAGCGAGAGTGCCGACCAGAGAGTGGCATGTTCTGTTGCACAGAAAAATATGGGTAAACAATATCTCTTGAATGTTTTGCAATCAGCAAATATTAACCCGGGGTGCACCATGACAAGTCAGGTTTCGAAAATGGATTATGAAAGGAAGCAAGACCAACTTCGGAAACAAAGCAAGGATTTCAAGAAAAAGCGAAAGCAGCTTAGAAATGTGCGTTCTAGCAAGGACAGTAGACTTGAATCACGAGATGGAACTGTGTACGAGTCAGGCAGTACTTTATCCCTGGATCCTGAAGTAATAATTGCTGCTAGcattcaaaaagctgaaatctATCAGTTTGAACAACAAGTACCCCAGTTTTGCTTTAGGAAACCTAGAAGATACCAGACATTTAACCCTGGTTTTGAATACAACTTTGTCATTTAcgacacagaaacaaattgTGGTGGCAAAAAAGCCGAGCTCGTCGAATTATCTGCTTTTTGTCACGGCACTGGCGATTCGTTTACGAAATTTGTCTTGCCTCAACATGATATTAATATATATGTAAGTAATATCAACAAGTTTCGCATTGCATCGTTCGGCAATGAACGCGTACTCCACAGAAATGGTTTCGCTTTACAAACCGTTTCTCTTCCAGAATGTTTACTGTCTTTCGCTAACTTCCTGAAATCCACAAGTGCCACAATCAAAAACGCAACATCAAAACCTGTAAAAATATTGCTCATAGGACACAACGCAAACGCATTTGACACACCATTGCTCATACGAAGCATCGCCAAGTATACAGAAACGGAACCCAAATTCAAAGAACTGGACTTGCTATTCGCGGACAGTTTAGTCTTGATCAGGCATCTTCTAAAGGAAAACAACCAGTTGCTCCGTAAAACAGATGGATCGATTCCAAAAGTAAACCTGCGAGATATCTACAAGTGTCTATTTCAGAGCGAATTTGATAATTCCCATCAAGGCTTAGCCGATGTCATGGCTTTAGACAAAGTGTTGTTTCAGTCAAAACTCGAATTGACAACAGAACAAATCGTGAACAAcagtaacacgatgattctgtcAACAGTCCAGGAAGATGTCCAGTATCTTGACAAAGCCCACGAAAGACTTCTCACGTTCAACAACAGGCTCTACGACGACTCTGATAATTCAATCATCAAGAAAAGTCTTGCTAAAAAACTTGCAGACTCTGGTTTGTCATTTTCTGACTTGAGGAAACTGTATTCGTCGACTGGACCACGAGGTGTCGCTGCTCTGCTGGCAAATCCGCCTTCGACATCCAAAGGAAAATCGCCACGAGGTACCAAGTGCTGCATAACATTGCAGAAGATAATCAACTTCCTCAAGACATTAACTTGA
- the LOC137985447 gene encoding inhibitor of growth protein 1-like isoform X2, with amino-acid sequence MTSSESAISASATYVENYLECVEALPDDMQRNISQMRELDLHYQERLKEIERLINNYLREKDPSARRKCLIQIQRRLIKSQEYGDDKLQLVGNMIDMVDTRTRQIEVDVENLDTCRNEDLPPILKQEAQPVILEEHPTKPAEKTKRNRRQRNHDKHERDSEGRGGSSGAGGSESVKPVKKKAKTSRKGKSKNQGSPTPEFPIDPNEPTYCLCNQVSFGEMIGCDNEECPIEWFHFQCVGLTTKPKGKWFLSFTFALADFCRLV; translated from the exons GTGTAGAAGCCTTGCCTGATGACATGCAGAGGAACATATCTCAGATGAGAGAACTGGACCTTCATTATCAGG AGAGGTTAAAAGAAATTGAAAGGCTCATTAATAATTACCTCAGGGAAAAGGATCCCTCAGCTAGGAGAAAATGCTTGATTCAGATTCAGAGGCGGCTCATAAAGAGCCAAGAGTATGGAGATGACAAGCTTCAGCTGGTCGGAAATATGATTGATATG GTTGATACCCGCACTCGTCAGATTGAAGTAGATGTGGAAAATCTTGACACCTGTCGGAATGAAGATTTACCACCAATTTTGAAACAAGAGGCTCAACCAG TCATTTTAGAGGAACATCCCACAAAGCCTGCTGAAAAGACAAAAA GAAACAGAAGGCAGCGTAACCATGACAAGCACGAGCGTGACTCAGAGGGGAGGGGTGGATCAAGTGGTGCAGGTGGATCAGAAAGTGTCAAACCAGTCAAAAAGAAAGCCAAGACTAGTAGGAA GGGGAAGTCGAAGAACCAAGGCTCGCCTACACCCGAATTTCCCATTGATCCTAATGAGCCAACATATTGTTTATGTAATCAG GTGTCATTTGGAGAGATGATTGGATGTGACAACGAAGAG TGCCCCATTGAGTGGTTTCATTTTCAGTGCGTGGGCCTCACTACAAAACCAAAAGGAAAATG gtttttgtcttttacatttgctctggctgatttttgccgcctagtttga